The following proteins are co-located in the Halarcobacter sp. genome:
- a CDS encoding urease subunit beta, with the protein MFLTNREQEKLLIYTASKLAWERKERGLKLNYPEACAIISSFILEGARDGKSVAQLMVDATKVLSADDIMPGVASMMHMVQTEATFDDGTKLVTVHNPIPVTKSHITPGEYFIDEGEIELNANYDVTTIEVENVGDRPIQVGSHYHFFETNAFLDFDREKAYGQRLNILSGTSVRFEPGSKKEIEVVPFNGKRYIAGFNGLVNGYLDEKETKEKAMKNLEEFIGSRV; encoded by the coding sequence ATGTTTTTAACCAATCGTGAGCAAGAAAAACTGCTTATTTATACAGCTTCCAAGCTAGCTTGGGAGAGAAAAGAAAGAGGACTTAAACTAAACTATCCTGAGGCTTGTGCAATTATCAGTTCTTTTATACTTGAAGGGGCTAGGGATGGTAAAAGTGTTGCCCAACTTATGGTTGATGCAACTAAAGTTTTAAGTGCAGATGATATTATGCCAGGTGTTGCTTCTATGATGCACATGGTACAAACAGAAGCTACTTTTGATGATGGTACAAAGCTTGTAACAGTACATAACCCTATCCCTGTTACAAAATCCCACATAACTCCAGGGGAATACTTTATCGATGAAGGAGAGATTGAGCTAAATGCCAATTATGATGTAACTACTATTGAAGTGGAAAATGTGGGAGATAGACCAATTCAAGTTGGTTCACACTACCATTTCTTTGAAACTAATGCCTTTTTAGATTTTGACAGAGAAAAAGCTTATGGTCAAAGATTAAATATCCTAAGTGGAACTTCTGTTAGATTTGAACCAGGAAGTAAAAAAGAGATTGAAGTAGTACCTTTTAATGGGAAAAGATATATTGCAGGATTTAATGGTCTTGTAAATGGTTACCTTGATGAAAAAGAGACTAAAGAAAAAGCTATGAAAAACCTTGAAGAGTTTATAGGGAGTAGAGTATGA
- a CDS encoding malate synthase G, protein MEYKVLEGNLTVDKSLYELINEEILPITTISKELFWKNFENTIEELTPENKALLKKRDAFQTLIDSWHINNKYDENSLTEYKNFLKQIAYLVEEKEDFKVETSNVDEEIKLQAGPQLVVPVKNARFALNAANARWGSLYDALYGTDVIPTNGELAITKEYNEKRGEAVVNYAKEHLDTVAPLKEGSHKDARSYKIVDNKLKIILKNITTTLKDDSKFVAYEGEKENPRSIVFKNNNLHVIVEFDKDSFIGKLDIAGVKDIVVEAAVSTIMDCEDSIAAVDAQDKVEVYRNWFGLMKGDLEDSFEKGGKTVTRKLNSDKKYKTLDDKELTLHGRSLLFIRNVGHLMTNPAILDKDGNEVFEGIMDCMITTLAAIPDLTNKNEKKNSRTKSIYIVKPKMHGPEEVAFAVKLFDKVEKTLNLPKNTIKIGIMDEERRTTINLKECIRQATKRVVFINTGFLDRTGDEIHTSMLAGAMTPKTKMKSETWIKAYETWNVDIGLECGLQGFSQIGKGMWAMPDEMAKMMDEKISHPKSGANTAWVPSPTAATLHSIHYHKVDVFSIQNELKGKRRASVDELLTIPLLKETLSKETIKNEIDNNCQSILGYVVRWIDAGIGCSKVPDINNVALMEDRATLRISSQHLANWIEHKITSKEEVLESLKQMAKVVDKQNENDSSYINMAPSYDGYAFKAACALIFEGKEQPSGYTEPLLHKYRREYKAQII, encoded by the coding sequence ATGGAATATAAAGTATTAGAGGGAAATTTAACAGTAGATAAATCTCTTTATGAATTAATCAATGAAGAGATTTTACCAATAACAACAATCTCTAAAGAGCTTTTTTGGAAAAACTTTGAAAATACTATTGAGGAATTGACACCTGAAAATAAAGCTTTATTAAAAAAAAGAGATGCCTTTCAAACACTAATTGATTCATGGCATATAAATAATAAATATGATGAAAATAGTCTTACTGAATATAAAAACTTTTTAAAGCAGATTGCTTATTTAGTTGAAGAAAAAGAGGATTTCAAAGTTGAAACTTCAAATGTAGATGAAGAGATAAAACTTCAAGCGGGACCACAACTTGTGGTACCTGTAAAAAATGCTAGATTTGCTTTAAATGCTGCAAATGCTAGATGGGGAAGTTTATACGATGCTTTATATGGAACAGATGTAATCCCTACAAATGGTGAATTAGCCATCACAAAAGAGTACAATGAAAAAAGAGGAGAAGCAGTTGTAAACTATGCAAAAGAGCATTTAGACACAGTTGCTCCTTTAAAAGAGGGAAGCCACAAAGATGCAAGATCTTATAAAATTGTAGATAACAAATTAAAAATTATTCTTAAAAATATTACAACTACTTTAAAAGATGATTCAAAATTTGTTGCATACGAAGGGGAGAAAGAAAACCCTAGATCAATAGTTTTTAAAAACAACAACCTTCATGTAATAGTTGAGTTTGATAAAGATAGCTTTATTGGAAAACTTGATATTGCAGGGGTAAAAGATATAGTTGTAGAAGCTGCTGTTTCTACTATTATGGATTGTGAAGACTCTATTGCTGCAGTGGATGCCCAAGATAAAGTTGAAGTTTATAGAAACTGGTTCGGTCTTATGAAAGGCGACTTAGAAGATAGCTTTGAAAAGGGTGGAAAAACAGTTACTAGAAAACTAAATAGTGATAAAAAATATAAAACTTTGGATGACAAAGAGTTAACTTTGCATGGGAGAAGTCTACTTTTCATTAGAAATGTTGGTCATCTTATGACAAATCCAGCTATTTTGGATAAAGATGGAAATGAAGTATTTGAAGGGATTATGGATTGCATGATTACAACTTTAGCTGCGATTCCTGATTTAACTAATAAAAATGAGAAAAAAAATAGTAGAACAAAATCTATTTATATAGTAAAACCAAAAATGCACGGACCAGAGGAGGTTGCCTTTGCCGTTAAACTATTTGATAAAGTTGAAAAAACTCTAAATCTTCCCAAAAACACTATAAAAATTGGTATTATGGATGAGGAGAGAAGAACAACTATAAACCTAAAAGAGTGTATTAGACAAGCTACTAAAAGAGTTGTATTTATCAACACAGGATTCTTAGATAGAACAGGTGATGAGATTCATACTTCAATGTTAGCTGGTGCCATGACACCAAAAACAAAGATGAAAAGTGAAACTTGGATAAAAGCTTATGAGACGTGGAATGTTGATATTGGTTTGGAGTGTGGACTTCAAGGTTTCTCTCAAATTGGAAAAGGGATGTGGGCTATGCCAGATGAGATGGCTAAAATGATGGATGAAAAAATATCTCACCCAAAATCAGGAGCAAATACTGCTTGGGTACCATCTCCTACAGCTGCAACTTTACACTCAATTCACTACCATAAAGTTGATGTATTTAGTATTCAAAATGAACTTAAAGGGAAAAGAAGAGCAAGTGTAGATGAACTTTTAACTATTCCATTACTAAAAGAGACTTTATCAAAAGAGACAATCAAAAATGAGATTGATAACAACTGCCAAAGTATCTTAGGATATGTTGTAAGATGGATTGATGCTGGAATTGGATGTTCAAAAGTTCCAGATATAAATAATGTAGCACTTATGGAAGATAGGGCAACACTTAGAATCTCTTCTCAACATTTAGCAAACTGGATTGAGCATAAAATCACTTCAAAAGAGGAAGTGTTGGAATCTTTAAAACAGATGGCAAAAGTTGTTGATAAACAAAATGAAAATGACTCAAGTTATATAAATATGGCACCTTCATATGATGGATATGCCTTTAAAGCAGCTTGTGCACTTATTTTTGAGGGAAAAGAGCAACCATCAGGTTATACTGAACCTCTTTTACATAAATATAGAAGAGAATATAAAGCTCAAATTATATAA
- a CDS encoding NCS1 family nucleobase:cation symporter-1, with amino-acid sequence MIQDVNSDSLSPTKKSEKSWKWFEVSNIWANDIQSLFGYTLVASLFINYGVTGWTAFFALIVAGLLVTFLVNISGKAGVDYGIPYPVLARSSMGVNGAKVSAIIRAVVAVFWFGVQTYFASTALHLLITALTGIHLETKFFGIDAIGWLSFFVVWILQMVIFSKGMSWVSKFLNFAAPFVYIIMIGLLVVLWSKSGGDLFNVANNIFSNKGSDLSSEINGFFAILGTMIAYFAAVMINFSDFSRYAKDNKSMVIGNLVGLPFNMVFFSALALLITAGSVVVFGEKLTNPMDIVEKADSTILSLIAAITFFTATVGINLVANFIPAVNGISNLAPKKLSFKKSGVITSLFALIIGAFWVSFISQVGISPIVNTLGATLAPLYGILVVDYYFIKKQKLNIDALYDESENSEYYYDKGWNKNTIIAFSIGAIFSICTVWVDALSSLNGYGWIIGAILGGIIHLGLAKNVTEEQLAFN; translated from the coding sequence ATGATACAAGATGTAAATAGTGACTCGTTGTCACCTACAAAAAAGAGTGAAAAAAGTTGGAAATGGTTTGAAGTGTCAAATATATGGGCAAATGATATACAAAGTCTTTTTGGATATACCTTAGTTGCCTCACTATTCATAAATTATGGAGTAACAGGTTGGACTGCCTTTTTTGCACTGATTGTTGCAGGATTGTTGGTTACATTTTTAGTCAATATTTCAGGTAAAGCTGGTGTTGATTATGGGATTCCATATCCAGTATTAGCAAGATCTAGTATGGGTGTAAATGGGGCAAAAGTATCAGCTATAATAAGAGCTGTTGTTGCAGTGTTTTGGTTTGGAGTACAAACATATTTTGCTTCAACCGCCCTACACCTTTTAATTACAGCTTTAACAGGTATTCACCTTGAAACAAAATTTTTTGGAATAGATGCAATTGGTTGGTTATCATTTTTTGTTGTATGGATACTTCAAATGGTTATTTTTTCAAAAGGGATGTCTTGGGTATCAAAGTTCTTAAACTTTGCAGCACCTTTTGTTTATATTATTATGATTGGCTTATTAGTTGTTTTATGGAGTAAATCTGGAGGAGATTTATTTAATGTGGCAAACAATATTTTTTCAAATAAAGGCTCAGATTTAAGTAGTGAAATCAATGGTTTCTTTGCAATTTTGGGAACTATGATTGCTTATTTTGCTGCTGTAATGATTAACTTTAGTGATTTCTCAAGATATGCAAAAGATAATAAATCTATGGTTATAGGAAATCTAGTTGGATTACCATTTAATATGGTATTTTTTTCTGCTTTAGCACTTTTGATTACTGCTGGTTCTGTTGTAGTATTTGGAGAAAAACTAACAAATCCTATGGATATTGTTGAAAAAGCTGATAGTACAATTTTAAGTTTAATTGCTGCAATTACATTTTTTACAGCAACTGTTGGTATTAACCTTGTTGCAAACTTTATTCCTGCTGTTAATGGTATCTCAAATCTTGCACCAAAAAAACTTTCTTTTAAAAAATCTGGAGTTATTACATCACTATTTGCACTTATAATTGGTGCATTTTGGGTTAGTTTTATTAGTCAAGTTGGAATTAGTCCAATAGTGAACACTCTTGGTGCAACACTAGCTCCTTTATATGGAATTTTAGTTGTTGATTACTATTTTATAAAAAAACAAAAATTAAATATAGATGCTTTATATGATGAGAGTGAAAATAGTGAATATTATTATGATAAAGGTTGGAATAAAAATACAATCATTGCATTTTCAATTGGTGCAATCTTCTCAATATGTACGGTATGGGTTGACGCATTAAGTTCACTAAATGGTTATGGTTGGATTATTGGTGCAATTCTAGGTGGGATAATTCATCTAGGACTAGCAAAAAATGTAACAGAAGAACAATTAGCATTTAACTAA
- a CDS encoding ureidoglycolate lyase — MRMELKPKPLTKEAFEKFGEVVSWENRDSKIINNGYAQKFYELCTMDANEKDGSSTLHIYIGKNREFPLHINMLEKHPYFSQTFMPRSKEPFLCVVALGEGKPDFSTIEAFVTNGDQGVHYNRGVWHFPLICLKDKEEFIVIDRTDKNQKQSKIVECIEYEIKEKEIFLIKE; from the coding sequence ATGAGAATGGAACTTAAGCCAAAACCTCTTACAAAAGAGGCTTTTGAAAAGTTTGGAGAAGTTGTAAGTTGGGAAAACAGAGATTCAAAAATCATAAATAATGGTTATGCCCAAAAATTTTATGAGCTTTGTACTATGGATGCAAATGAAAAAGATGGAAGTTCAACTTTACATATCTATATAGGTAAAAATAGAGAGTTTCCTTTACACATCAATATGTTAGAGAAACACCCATACTTTTCCCAAACCTTTATGCCAAGAAGTAAAGAGCCATTTTTATGTGTTGTTGCTTTAGGTGAGGGGAAGCCTGACTTTTCAACAATAGAGGCTTTTGTAACAAACGGAGATCAAGGGGTTCATTACAATAGAGGGGTTTGGCATTTTCCATTAATTTGCCTCAAAGATAAAGAGGAGTTCATCGTAATTGATAGAACAGATAAAAATCAAAAGCAAAGCAAAATTGTTGAGTGTATTGAATATGAAATTAAAGAAAAAGAGATTTTTCTAATAAAAGAGTGA
- the alc gene encoding allantoicase yields MINVASRELGAEVIYTTDEFFASANRMLAETEAVFKDEFDDNGHWMDGWETRRRRDGGNDHCIIKLGNLSKINAFLVDTSHFRGNYPLAISIKGCCEKNKDDKTFLEEIDSVEWIELLTQSDLKGHTKHDFNSLSQTELTHLRVDIYPDGGIARFKAFGEICFDEKLYEQENINVASMRNAARAIYTNNEFFGPLKNILKDEEAINMGDGWETRRRREPGFDWGIIELAKPAIIDNIMIDTNFFKGNFADKFSISAAYLEETTDNSVVTQSMFWEELIAPQKLEMHNKHYFDKSFLKHQKPITHIRINIFPDGGVSRLKLFGKFVKKEEIKA; encoded by the coding sequence ATGATAAATGTTGCAAGTCGCGAATTAGGTGCAGAAGTAATATATACAACAGATGAATTTTTTGCAAGTGCAAATAGAATGCTAGCTGAAACAGAAGCTGTATTTAAAGATGAGTTTGATGATAACGGTCATTGGATGGATGGTTGGGAGACTAGAAGAAGAAGAGATGGTGGAAATGACCATTGTATTATAAAGCTAGGAAACCTATCAAAAATCAACGCATTTTTAGTTGATACCTCGCACTTTAGAGGGAACTATCCACTAGCTATTTCTATAAAAGGTTGTTGTGAAAAAAATAAAGATGATAAAACATTTTTAGAAGAGATTGATAGTGTTGAATGGATTGAACTTTTAACTCAAAGTGATTTAAAAGGTCATACAAAACACGATTTTAATTCCCTTTCTCAAACTGAATTAACCCATTTAAGAGTAGATATTTACCCAGATGGTGGAATAGCAAGATTTAAAGCCTTTGGTGAAATCTGTTTTGATGAAAAACTATATGAACAAGAAAATATCAATGTAGCATCTATGAGAAATGCGGCACGGGCAATTTATACAAACAATGAGTTTTTTGGTCCTTTAAAAAATATATTAAAAGATGAAGAAGCTATTAATATGGGTGATGGTTGGGAGACTAGAAGAAGAAGAGAACCAGGATTTGATTGGGGAATTATTGAGTTAGCTAAGCCTGCAATTATAGATAATATCATGATTGATACAAACTTTTTCAAAGGAAACTTTGCAGATAAGTTTTCAATTAGTGCAGCTTATTTAGAAGAAACAACAGATAATTCAGTTGTAACACAAAGTATGTTTTGGGAAGAGTTAATTGCACCTCAAAAATTAGAGATGCACAACAAACACTATTTTGATAAAAGTTTTTTAAAGCATCAAAAACCAATTACACATATTAGAATAAATATTTTCCCAGATGGTGGAGTTTCAAGACTTAAACTGTTTGGAAAATTTGTTAAAAAAGAAGAGATAAAGGCTTAA
- the puuE gene encoding allantoinase PuuE, producing MINNNYPRDLIGYSNNPINPKWPNNAKVALQFVLNYEEGAENCILHGDEASEIFLSEMNNPQAFYNQRHKSMESLYEYGSRVGVWRILELFKDFDIPLTIFAVAMAVARNPKLAEYLALNNYDICSHGYRWINYQTIEESIERDHLYKSIEILEKMIGTRPLGWYTGRDSENTRKLVVQEGGFLYDSDAYNDDLPYFAPEITTKEHLVIPYTMDNNDMRFVFGGFSYSDQFYNYLKDSFDALYLEGSKTPKMMSIGMHCRILGKPGRIMAMRRFLEYVKGFDDVWFATRGDIANHWIENFSNKGSK from the coding sequence ATGATTAACAATAACTATCCAAGAGATTTAATTGGTTACTCAAATAACCCAATAAATCCAAAATGGCCAAATAATGCAAAAGTAGCTTTACAATTTGTTTTAAACTACGAAGAGGGAGCAGAAAACTGCATCTTACATGGGGATGAAGCAAGCGAAATATTTTTATCAGAGATGAACAATCCCCAAGCTTTTTATAATCAAAGACACAAATCTATGGAATCATTGTATGAATATGGTTCTAGAGTTGGGGTTTGGAGAATCTTGGAACTTTTCAAAGATTTTGATATCCCTCTTACAATCTTTGCTGTTGCTATGGCTGTAGCTAGAAACCCTAAACTTGCTGAATACCTTGCCCTTAACAATTATGATATATGCTCCCATGGATATAGATGGATAAACTACCAAACAATTGAAGAATCTATTGAAAGGGATCACCTTTATAAAAGTATTGAAATATTAGAGAAAATGATTGGCACAAGACCACTTGGTTGGTATACAGGACGGGATAGTGAAAATACACGAAAACTAGTAGTTCAAGAGGGTGGTTTTTTATATGATAGTGATGCATATAATGATGATTTACCATATTTTGCACCAGAGATTACAACAAAAGAACACCTAGTAATTCCATATACAATGGATAATAATGACATGAGATTTGTTTTTGGTGGATTTTCTTATAGTGACCAGTTTTACAACTACCTAAAGGATAGTTTTGATGCCTTATACCTTGAAGGAAGTAAAACTCCTAAAATGATGTCTATAGGGATGCATTGCAGAATTTTAGGGAAACCTGGAAGAATCATGGCTATGAGAAGATTTTTAGAGTATGTAAAAGGTTTTGATGATGTTTGGTTTGCAACAAGAGGTGATATTGCAAACCATTGGATAGAGAATTTTAGTAATAAGGGATCAAAATGA
- a CDS encoding GntR family transcriptional regulator codes for MDKKDLFTLEDNIVNFIFDAIFTKNLQPGTKLSESVLAKELNTSRDVVRKAFSKLQTMGILSYKKNQGFNVVWLSEEKAKDIFTTRKIIEAGIVEIVTKRHSKENLDLSSILENIDTEEYLKLSNRNGEYVKSSCDFHLNLAALSENEFLINALKPLIPLSILAALIYEDENTEFSSYDEHRVLIETIKSNNVTNAKNVMLEHLDHCLDVLDFDLDTINKKNKFLFAN; via the coding sequence ATGGATAAAAAAGATTTATTTACTTTAGAGGATAATATTGTAAACTTTATATTTGATGCAATTTTTACAAAAAATCTTCAACCAGGTACTAAATTATCAGAAAGTGTTTTAGCAAAAGAGTTAAACACAAGTAGAGATGTTGTAAGAAAAGCCTTTAGTAAACTACAAACTATGGGAATTTTAAGTTATAAAAAAAATCAAGGGTTTAATGTCGTTTGGCTTAGTGAAGAGAAGGCAAAAGATATTTTTACAACAAGAAAAATAATTGAAGCAGGTATTGTTGAAATTGTTACAAAAAGACATTCAAAGGAAAATTTAGACCTATCATCAATTTTAGAAAACATTGATACAGAAGAGTACTTGAAACTATCCAATAGAAATGGGGAATATGTTAAATCATCTTGTGATTTCCATCTAAATTTGGCTGCATTAAGTGAAAATGAATTTTTAATTAATGCCCTTAAACCTTTAATCCCTTTAAGTATCCTTGCTGCTTTAATTTATGAAGATGAAAATACTGAGTTTTCTTCATATGATGAACATAGAGTTTTAATTGAGACAATAAAAAGTAATAATGTTACTAATGCAAAAAATGTTATGTTAGAACATTTAGATCACTGTCTTGATGTTTTAGATTTTGATTTAGATACAATTAATAAAAAAAATAAATTTCTTTTTGCTAACTAG
- a CDS encoding aspartate/glutamate racemase family protein, with translation MKLAIINPNSTESMTKKCEEVALKFKNPDTQIWASNPINTPKSIEGHFDEVKSLMGLMDEIKKAKEWGADAYVVACFDDPGLEAARELVDGPVIGICEAAMHMTSIVSSSFSVVTTLNRAIPIIEELSHKYGMDKFCRKVRAADIPVLSLEDGTCNAMEKIESEILKAVKEDNCEAIILGCAGMADLTIELSKRCNIPVVDGVLCAIKMAESMVGAKLMTSKINAYAYPIEK, from the coding sequence ATGAAACTTGCAATTATAAACCCAAACTCTACAGAATCTATGACAAAAAAGTGTGAAGAGGTTGCCTTAAAATTCAAAAATCCTGATACCCAAATTTGGGCTTCAAATCCTATAAATACTCCAAAAAGTATTGAAGGACATTTTGATGAAGTAAAAAGTTTAATGGGGCTTATGGATGAAATTAAAAAAGCAAAAGAGTGGGGTGCAGATGCATATGTGGTTGCTTGCTTTGATGACCCAGGATTAGAAGCTGCAAGGGAGCTTGTAGATGGTCCAGTTATAGGTATTTGTGAAGCAGCTATGCATATGACATCAATTGTTTCTTCTAGTTTTTCGGTGGTAACTACTTTAAATAGAGCTATTCCAATTATAGAAGAGTTATCACATAAATATGGTATGGATAAATTTTGTAGAAAAGTAAGAGCAGCTGATATTCCAGTTCTTTCTTTAGAAGATGGCACTTGTAATGCAATGGAAAAAATAGAGAGTGAAATTTTAAAAGCAGTTAAAGAAGATAATTGCGAAGCTATTATTTTAGGGTGTGCGGGAATGGCTGATTTAACAATTGAGTTATCAAAAAGGTGTAATATTCCAGTTGTTGATGGTGTTTTATGTGCAATTAAGATGGCTGAATCAATGGTTGGGGCAAAACTAATGACAAGTAAAATAAATGCATATGCCTATCCTATTGAAAAGTGA
- a CDS encoding ABC transporter ATP-binding protein, with translation MALLECKDLEINYDQVRAVKKVNLTLEEGETITLIGANGAGKSSILKAITGLKKPSSGEVIFNGESLNGVSPSKIVEKGIAMTPEGRRVFPYMSVKDNLLMGAFTRKDKDGIKEDLEKVLEKFPRLKERYKQQASTMSGGEQQMMVIGRALMSRPKVLLMDEPSLGIAPKLVQDIARSIVQINKEDKVSVILVEQNSRMALKVSNRAYAMQLGEVLLSGNSKDLMHDERIIELYLGGTH, from the coding sequence ATGGCATTATTAGAGTGTAAAGATTTAGAAATAAACTACGACCAAGTAAGAGCAGTAAAAAAAGTAAATTTAACTCTTGAAGAGGGTGAAACTATCACTTTAATTGGAGCCAATGGAGCTGGAAAATCTTCAATTCTAAAAGCAATAACAGGTCTTAAAAAACCAAGTTCAGGTGAAGTGATTTTCAATGGGGAAAGTCTAAATGGTGTAAGTCCTTCTAAAATAGTTGAAAAAGGTATTGCCATGACTCCTGAGGGAAGAAGAGTATTTCCTTATATGAGTGTAAAGGATAATCTTTTAATGGGTGCTTTTACTAGAAAAGATAAAGATGGAATTAAAGAGGATTTAGAAAAAGTTTTAGAAAAGTTTCCAAGACTTAAAGAAAGATATAAACAACAAGCAAGCACTATGAGTGGAGGGGAGCAACAAATGATGGTTATTGGACGTGCTCTTATGTCTAGACCCAAAGTTTTACTAATGGATGAACCAAGTCTTGGTATTGCCCCAAAACTAGTTCAAGATATTGCAAGATCAATTGTACAAATTAATAAAGAGGATAAAGTCTCTGTTATCCTAGTTGAACAAAACTCAAGAATGGCACTAAAGGTTTCAAATAGAGCCTACGCAATGCAACTTGGCGAAGTATTATTAAGTGGAAACTCAAAAGATTTAATGCACGATGAACGAATAATTGAACTATACTTAGGAGGAACCCACTAA
- a CDS encoding ABC transporter ATP-binding protein, with product MKKRVLEINNLTKKFGSLYAVNDVTFEVYEGEILSVIGPNGAGKSTTFKLISSFLRPSSGEVIFNKEKISGLKPHIVARKGVVRTFQETTVFKSMSVRDNIIIAHQLQAKSNLLGFFFNTKLAKEDTQRFGKSADEIIEFLGLSDVKDELASNLPHGLLRGLGIANALACKPKILLLDEPFAGMNHDETRRCMDMVKQIKNSGVTVLLVEHDMPAVMEISDRIVVISFGEKIAEGKPAEIQKNPKVIEAYLGVEDEELGI from the coding sequence ATGAAAAAAAGAGTTTTAGAGATAAACAATCTAACAAAAAAATTTGGTTCTTTATATGCTGTAAATGATGTCACCTTTGAAGTTTATGAAGGGGAGATTTTATCTGTTATTGGTCCAAATGGAGCAGGGAAATCAACAACATTTAAACTAATCTCTTCATTTTTGCGCCCAAGTTCTGGGGAAGTGATTTTTAATAAAGAAAAAATATCTGGTTTAAAACCACATATTGTAGCAAGAAAAGGTGTAGTTAGAACCTTTCAAGAAACAACAGTTTTTAAAAGTATGAGTGTTAGGGATAATATTATTATAGCCCACCAATTACAAGCAAAATCAAATCTTTTGGGTTTTTTCTTTAATACAAAATTAGCAAAAGAAGATACTCAAAGATTTGGTAAATCTGCCGATGAGATTATTGAGTTTTTAGGCTTAAGTGATGTTAAAGATGAGCTTGCATCAAATCTTCCCCATGGTTTATTAAGGGGTTTAGGTATTGCAAATGCTTTAGCTTGCAAACCAAAAATATTACTTCTTGATGAGCCTTTTGCAGGGATGAATCATGATGAGACAAGAAGATGTATGGATATGGTTAAACAAATTAAAAACTCAGGGGTAACTGTTTTATTGGTGGAACACGATATGCCAGCTGTTATGGAGATATCAGACAGAATTGTAGTTATTAGTTTTGGTGAAAAAATAGCAGAAGGGAAACCTGCTGAGATTCAAAAAAACCCTAAAGTAATAGAAGCTTACTTAGGTGTAGAAGATGAAGAGTTAGGAATTTAA
- a CDS encoding branched-chain amino acid ABC transporter permease, with product MENKSFILKVIIALIVLLIVIPSVLVLTQRNDYLYGITSVAVLSMISAGVWLTFYMGRINIGQGAYALIGAYTTAVLVTQLGLSFWISIFVAGFVAAFFSILIGIPILRLKGVYFSMITLTLTEVAKLLAIALVPITNGPRGITNIPLPGELSIFGLTLIPDFATMENSKIGFYYLAVIAMIITFAIMYRLTKSRMGILLRSLQQNEELASSFGVNIAYLRVISYAIASFFGGVGGAIFINLTQSVYPTTFQVADSINYMLYTFLGGLAYVFGPILGSFVLYFSWDLLFVFKEYQLLIYSGIMIILMVFLPNGILSLRFKK from the coding sequence GTGGAAAATAAAAGTTTTATATTAAAAGTAATAATTGCATTAATAGTTTTATTAATTGTTATACCTAGTGTTTTAGTTTTAACACAAAGAAATGATTACCTTTATGGTATCACCTCAGTTGCTGTTCTTTCTATGATTAGTGCAGGAGTTTGGTTAACTTTTTATATGGGAAGAATCAATATAGGACAAGGAGCTTATGCCCTAATTGGAGCATATACAACTGCTGTTTTAGTTACCCAATTAGGTTTATCTTTTTGGATATCTATTTTTGTAGCAGGGTTTGTAGCAGCTTTTTTTAGTATTCTAATAGGTATCCCTATTTTAAGATTAAAAGGGGTGTATTTTTCTATGATTACACTAACTTTAACAGAAGTTGCAAAACTTCTAGCAATAGCTTTAGTTCCAATTACAAATGGTCCTAGGGGGATTACAAATATTCCATTACCAGGGGAACTTAGTATTTTTGGACTAACACTTATCCCAGATTTTGCCACTATGGAAAACAGTAAAATCGGATTTTATTATCTTGCAGTAATTGCTATGATTATAACTTTTGCAATAATGTATAGACTTACAAAATCAAGAATGGGGATTTTACTTAGATCTTTACAACAAAATGAAGAGTTAGCTTCCTCTTTTGGGGTAAATATTGCATATTTAAGAGTTATCTCTTATGCCATTGCTTCATTTTTTGGTGGAGTTGGAGGAGCAATTTTTATAAACCTTACCCAATCAGTTTATCCAACTACTTTCCAAGTAGCTGACTCAATTAACTATATGCTTTATACATTCTTAGGTGGTTTAGCCTATGTATTTGGACCAATATTAGGTTCTTTTGTATTGTATTTTTCTTGGGATTTATTATTTGTATTTAAAGAGTATCAACTACTAATCTACTCAGGGATAATGATTATTTTAATGGTATTTTTACCAAATGGAATTTTGAGTTTAAGGTTTAAAAAATGA